From a single Apium graveolens cultivar Ventura chromosome 2, ASM990537v1, whole genome shotgun sequence genomic region:
- the LOC141696919 gene encoding uncharacterized protein LOC141696919 yields the protein MRFSEVRLELIPCGQNEGADELAKLGSRRKATLLGDVPLDIQRQPSVPEHEVGNLNDNLSPTWMTPILAYIKEGSLRDEKNEARRIKYKASCYVIYDGVLYRRKFSVPLLKCIDGDECNYILGEVHEGIYGNHSGGSSLAQKILRQGYYWPTMKKDAFEFFRACDTCQQYTN from the coding sequence ATGAGGTTCAGCGAGGTGAGGCTAGAACTAATCCCGTGCGGGCAGAATGAAGGTGCAGATGAGCTAGCTAAGCTGGGCTCACGCCGCAAGGCCACTCTGCTAGGGGACGTGCCCCTTGACATACAGAGGCAGCCTAGTGTGCCCGAGCATGAAGTGGGCAACCTAAATGATAACCTCAGCCCCACGTGGATGACACCTATCTTAGCCTACATAAAAGAAGGTTCACTCCGGGATGAAAAGAATGAGGCAAGGAGGATAAAATATAAAGCATCCTGCTATGTGATATACGATGGGGTCCTATATAGAAGAAAGTTCAGCGTGCCCCTCCTCAAGTGCATAGATGGGGATGAATGCAATTATATCCTAGGGGAAGTACACGAGGGCATTTATGGCAATCACTCGGGAGGTAGCTCTCTAGCTCAGAAAATCCTCCGTCAAGGTTACTATTGGCCAACAATGAAAAAAGATGCCTTTGAATTCTTCCGAGCCTGTGATACGTGCCAACAATATACCAATTAG
- the LOC141696911 gene encoding uncharacterized protein LOC141696911 yields MKIRTVNVHRAMVDTGSSAGVLTYDAYKKLGLLDRELTSTGGHLYGFTGNSIGVKGTIRLLVTIREDPYVATQIAIFMVVDQSCAYNVIVGRPLMRAMRMVTSIHHMTVKFPTPTGVGFLKICQYKSRVCYNHALRAAGSENASKEMVQPGEDDVLMEEAEGRKSVHPEGHETCNLISIESCLRTISST; encoded by the coding sequence ATGAAGATTAGGACGGTGAATGTTCACCGAGCAATGGTGGATACCGGGAGCTCGGCTGGCGTTTTGACTTATGATGCCTACAAGAAACTGGGATTATTGGATAGAGAATTAACCTCGACAGGTGGACACCTATACGGGTTCACGGGGAACTCGATCGGAGTGAAAGGGACAATTCGGCTCCTGGTAACCATAAGAGAAGATCCCTATGTGGCCACCCAGATCGCTATATTCATGGTTGTAGATCAGTCTTGTGCCTACAATGTTATAGTGGGTAGACCCCTtatgagggcaatgaggatggtgacctcgatcCATCACATGACGGTAAAATTCCCAACCCCCACGGGGGTAGGCTTCTTGAAGATCTGTCAATATAAATCAAGGGTCTGCTACAACCATGCACTCAGGGCGGCCGGGTCAGAAAATGCATCAAAGGAGATGGTCCAACCGGGTGAAGATGATGTCCTCATGGAAGAGGCAGAGGGTAGGAAGAGTGTACATCCTGAGGGACACGAGACTTGTAACCTGATTTCAATCGAGAGTTGCCTGAGAACTATTTCGAGCACATGA